The following DNA comes from Bacillota bacterium.
GACGGACTCACGGCCATAAACCTCCGCGACCGACTTCATCAGCACGTCCACGCTGGGGCGGAACAAGGCCTCCGAGGGGTACTGCGACAGGCGAAGAGTCGGCCGCGTCATCCCTGGCCGGATAACCACCAGCAGGTGGCGGTCGCCCGGGGCAACGTAAACCACCCCGGGAAGCGCCTCCTCCCCCATTTCCGCCTCTTTCACCTTGAGCGCGCTGAGTTTGTCCAGCCGGTCCGCGTAAGAGCGTGTG
Coding sequences within:
- a CDS encoding CheB methylesterase domain-containing protein; this translates as TRSYADRLDKLSALKVKEAEMGEEALPGVVYVAPGDRHLLVVIRPGMTRPTLRLSQYPSEALFRPSVDVLMKSVAEVYGRESVGVLMTGMGRDGALGMKEIRDRGGYTVAESEETCVVYGMPAAAVQLGAVDVVAPSTDIPFEVLKWFTLAAAK